In the genome of Pseudodesulfovibrio sp. JC047, the window CGTATACCCCAAGAATATTGGTCATGCGTCCTCCGCGATCTGCTCAACGGTGATCCCGCTGGACACCAGCGTCCAGCCGACTTGATGCTTGCCGATAATGACCGGCACCGGCCCGCCCTGCTCGGTGGTGTTCTTGGGACCGGTAAAAAGGTATGAAGGTCTTTCTTCCGCGCTCTCCCTGGCGGAATAGTTGCCGAGTTGCGGTGTGGGGGTCAGCATCCCGGCCACGCCGCCGAACGCCATGGCTCCGCCGAACGCCGCAAGGTTGCCGTAGGTAAAGCCGCCCACAAGGTTGGTGCCCATGCCCATGGTCGGCCCCGCCGCGCCGACAACGGGCGGAGCAAGCCAGAACGCCGCCGCCATGATGGCGACCCCGAGAACAGCCTGAAAGATGCCGCCGCCCTTGCTACCGCGCATGGCCGGGGCAATGTGCAAATCATTCCGCCCAAGGCCGAACGTCAGCATTTCATCGGAAACGCCGAGGTCGTCACCCTCGTCAAATGAGTCTCCGGCCACGACGTGCCATTCACCGGCCCGGATCATGGTTCCGAACTTTTTGCCGAGATTCACGGTCAGGGCACGGACGGCCTCGACCGGCGTGGTGACATCAAGACGGAACTCGCGCCCAAATTCCTCGGCCAGCGGGCCGTATAGGTACACGGTGCGCATCATGACGGCACCCTCCGTATGAAAAGGCGTATATGCTTACGCCAGCGGTTCAGCGGTTCGACACGGGAAAAACGATTCACCAGGTGATGCAACAAAAGACCGTCACCGAGGTACACGCCGCAATGATTGGGCACGCTGGCACAGATTTGCAGGAACACCATGTCGCCGACCTGCGGATCGCCGTCAACGACCTCGAACCCGGCGTCCTGGATGTTGTCCATGAGCAAATTGCCGCCGCCAAGCCACCACTCGTCGTCGCGGGGATATTCCGGCAGCACGTCGTCGCGTTCCTGCCTGAACCAATCCCGGACAAGCGCATAACAGTCGGCCACGCCATGCCGGAACCTGCGGCCAATCAGTTCGGGAATCGGGGCATTGCCGCCCCAAAAAAACGGCGGTTGAGGCGCACCGCTCAACACCGGCACGATCCCCCACGCCAGCCCGGAATCGACTTGACCGATCATATCGGCACGGCTCGGATGGTCTGGCCCGTCAGGGTGCGAGTGAATCACGGCCTGGATTTCGCCACGGCGTGCGGCAGCGGCGTACCCTTGGGGAGAAATGCGAAAATCGACAAGCGGGTTCTCGACGGTGTTGGTCCGGGGCAAATATGCACCGTCAACCACCAGTCCGCACGCCTCGCGGGGATACTCGGCGCGGGCGTGCTCCTGTGCCGCTCGGATGGTTTCAGGGGAAAACATCACGGTCTTAACCTCCCAACGCCAGGGAAAGCCCGCGTGGGCAACGGCTCACCGGGAAAGCGGAGTTCGCAGTCAGACAGCCGTTTCCCGCACCGGTCCTTTGCCGGGTCTGCCGTGGAAACTCCGGCATGATCGAAATATGTGCTCGCGGTGTATGGGCACGTCGCCTTGCTATAATCAAAGGACGAACCGTTCCACACCCGGTATCGGTGCGTGCAGACGTCACGCAAAATCTGACGGCCCGGCAGTTTGCGCCCTTCATGGTCCATGGCTGCGGCCAACTCCCATTCGACATAGAGCTTGTTTTGCTCGGTCAGTTGGTCGACGCGATAAATGTCGGGGGCAAAATGGGCGTTCGAGTCAGCCTCCGGCGCGGTGTCCAGATACCGGCTAAACGTCCTCCACCGGGTCAGTGTGGCCCCGATCAGGTCGTCGCACTCCTCGACCATGCCTATAAACGCCGTATTGACATGGGACACGCGAAGCGTCGGACGTGGAAGCGATCCCTGCGCGTTCATTTCAAACCCGTCAGACTCCAGGTCCAGGGGTATGTATATATTGCCCTTCCACGTCACGGGCTGCGAATCCTTGGTTCCCTTTATGAAGTGCTGAACCTCGCCGCCGATGGCCGTGGCATCGAGGTCGAACAACTCCACAAGCACGCCGGGGCTTGATTTCTGGACATCATTGCTAATCGTCAAGGTCAAATGCCTCCGTAAAAGTAGCGGTGATCCGGTCCCATCCGGTCTTGTTCTTGATCGGAGTTCGTTCCCAGGTGGCACAGGTCCATTTTTGCGGCGTCGCCGCACGCGGGGCAGTCCAGTAAAACGCCTTCTCGCCCGCCCTTTCGGTGAGAAAGTCATCTATGATTGCGGCCTTTTCCTTCGGCAGGCTCGGCCATGCCAGAGAAATGGAATCCGCAACCGAATTCAGGCCGTCACCGCTGCGCTGTGAATACCCGTCGCCATAGGTTAACGAGTTCACGCGGGCAGCCCGTTTGCGCGGCATGTTCGCCGAGGGCTTCGGCACGTTGGTCGGGAAATTCAGGATGCTCATACCGTCAACCCCTTATTCATGGCCCCGCCGGGTCGTTGCGACATCCGCATTTTCTTGTTCCAGTAGGCGTCAAGACTCTTTTCGAGTTCCTGCCCGGCAGTGCGGGCATATTCGGCGTCCTGCTCACGGTCGCCGCTGGACGCGGGAATGGTGATATCAATGTCGAAATAGGCGGAACCCTGCGCGGCCCCGTCCAGGGTGACCGGGATGGTCCGCCCGTCAGGCAAAGGAACATGCGCCTCATTCCGGTAACGGCCTTCGGACACCATCGCCAGGCCGGGGCTGGTGGAAACTCCACCGTCGGCAAATCCGAGGAAACCGAGTCCGAGAAGCCCGCCACTACCGCCACCGAACCCGCCGCCAGTGGTCAGCCAGTTCTCAAAAGGCCGCATAACGGCAAGCTGAAACGCCTTGTCGATGAAGCTGTCCAGGAGAGAGTTGCCGGTCCCGAAAATGTCTTTCATCGACGATCCCATGGAGTTGAAAGCACCCTCGGCGGTATCGCCGAACTCGCCGAACTTGTCCTCCCACTTGTCGACTTCCTTCTCCGTCTCCTTGGTCTGGTCCTTCAGAGCCTCGATCTCTTCCTCACGGATACGCTTGAGTTCGGATTGTTTGCATTCTTCAAGGGTGATTTCATCGGCATTTTTCTCACGCATTGCCTCGACGCGCTGTTCTAACGCCCACCGCTCATACTCAAAGCGTTCCATGGTGTTCCGCTTGATGGTATCGGTCAATTGGGCATTGATTCTCTTTATCTGTTTCGCGGCACGTTCCTCTGCGGCCAAACGCCGTTTTTCCGCTGCCGGATCAACTTCCGGGGCAGGCGCAGCATTCGGCTTGGTCCACGCCATGTCGCCATGACCGAGCGTGTCGCCCTTGATGGCTTTCATGGCCCGAAGCCGCTGCGCGTCCTTTTCGGCGGCAAGCTGCTTTTCGAGAAGCTGGATCTGCTGCTCGGTCGCCTCTTTTTCATCGCGGTAAATCTGGCCTCGCTGGCGGAGGCGGAGGTCGGCAATACGATTTTCCAGCTTTTCGACTTCGGTGACGGTTTCAAGCCAGTGCTCGGCCTCGTCGTGGCTCATGGTCAGCCACTCGGTGAAACCCAACTCGCCGTTGAACATGGCCGCAGTCGTCTCGAACATCCGTTTCCATCCATCGACGCCTTCTGTCAGTCCCTCAAGGCTGGAGGTCACGGCGTTGACTCCGGCCGTGGCGGTATCACTACTGGACAGGCTCGTCTTGAAGTCTTCCCATGCGGTTTGCATCCGATTGACAGCGGCAACCTGGCTTTTGGCCATGGATTCGGCACCTTTGACAAATCTTTCATGCATTACATCGGCAAGACGCGGAAGTAGATCACTAGCCAAGACTTCACCCCGCTCAAGCATATAATTTAGTTCACCAGTCGTCACTCCAAGGGCTTCCGCCGCCATGTTAAAAGCACCGGGCAGTCTTTCGCCTAATTGCCCCCGCAGTTCTTCGGCCTGAACCTTTCCTTTGCTCATCATCTGAGAAATTGCGTAAAGAGAGCCGTTCAAATCTTCATTACTCAACCCAAGAGCAGTACCAGCTTCAGACATAGCAATAAAAATTTTGCGGGTATTCTCGCCCTCCATATTAGTCCCACGAGCTGCGGCAAACAATTTTTTATATGAATCCGCCGTGTCATAAAATACCATGCCGAGCCGATCGGCCTCTTTGCGGACAAAGGCCATTTCGACACCGGCATCACGCACGTTGCCAGTGATCGCTTCGTATGATTTCCCTGTCCGTTCAGCACGGACGCCCGCATCGAAAATACTCTTGGCAAACTGAGCTACGGCCAGACCGCCAAACGCGGTAGTCAAGCCAAGTACGGCACCATCCAGGCGTTTCACCCCACCATACGCGACTTTCATTTTTGTGTTGAAGTCCGTGGTATTGGCGGTCAGCCTCGTCTCTACGCTCGGTCCCTTAACTTTCGGCATTTTTTGTCTCCAACACGATCCGGGCTATGTCCCGGACCTTGGATAGGCATTCTCTTTGGTCCTGGACCTCTTCAAGGTCCATCACGATCTTGACGGCGGTTATGTCCAGGTCGATCCGTGTGCCCGCCATCCCTGCGGTTCTCCACTGGCCCGAACATTCCCGGTAAATCCTCGCGGCCTCCACATTGCCCGGCATGAGAGCAGGAGGACGGCATTTTTCGCACGGCGGTTCAGCCTCAAATTCGGCATAAACCGCCCTGCACTCTTCACAACTGCCT includes:
- a CDS encoding tail assembly protein, producing the protein MMRTVYLYGPLAEEFGREFRLDVTTPVEAVRALTVNLGKKFGTMIRAGEWHVVAGDSFDEGDDLGVSDEMLTFGLGRNDLHIAPAMRGSKGGGIFQAVLGVAIMAAAFWLAPPVVGAAGPTMGMGTNLVGGFTYGNLAAFGGAMAFGGVAGMLTPTPQLGNYSARESAEERPSYLFTGPKNTTEQGGPVPVIIGKHQVGWTLVSSGITVEQIAEDA
- a CDS encoding NlpC/P60 family protein; amino-acid sequence: MFSPETIRAAQEHARAEYPREACGLVVDGAYLPRTNTVENPLVDFRISPQGYAAAARRGEIQAVIHSHPDGPDHPSRADMIGQVDSGLAWGIVPVLSGAPQPPFFWGGNAPIPELIGRRFRHGVADCYALVRDWFRQERDDVLPEYPRDDEWWLGGGNLLMDNIQDAGFEVVDGDPQVGDMVFLQICASVPNHCGVYLGDGLLLHHLVNRFSRVEPLNRWRKHIRLFIRRVPS
- a CDS encoding phage minor tail protein L, whose product is MTISNDVQKSSPGVLVELFDLDATAIGGEVQHFIKGTKDSQPVTWKGNIYIPLDLESDGFEMNAQGSLPRPTLRVSHVNTAFIGMVEECDDLIGATLTRWRTFSRYLDTAPEADSNAHFAPDIYRVDQLTEQNKLYVEWELAAAMDHEGRKLPGRQILRDVCTHRYRVWNGSSFDYSKATCPYTASTYFDHAGVSTADPAKDRCGKRLSDCELRFPGEPLPTRAFPGVGRLRP
- a CDS encoding phage tail protein, translating into MSILNFPTNVPKPSANMPRKRAARVNSLTYGDGYSQRSGDGLNSVADSISLAWPSLPKEKAAIIDDFLTERAGEKAFYWTAPRAATPQKWTCATWERTPIKNKTGWDRITATFTEAFDLDD
- a CDS encoding tape measure protein, whose product is MPKVKGPSVETRLTANTTDFNTKMKVAYGGVKRLDGAVLGLTTAFGGLAVAQFAKSIFDAGVRAERTGKSYEAITGNVRDAGVEMAFVRKEADRLGMVFYDTADSYKKLFAAARGTNMEGENTRKIFIAMSEAGTALGLSNEDLNGSLYAISQMMSKGKVQAEELRGQLGERLPGAFNMAAEALGVTTGELNYMLERGEVLASDLLPRLADVMHERFVKGAESMAKSQVAAVNRMQTAWEDFKTSLSSSDTATAGVNAVTSSLEGLTEGVDGWKRMFETTAAMFNGELGFTEWLTMSHDEAEHWLETVTEVEKLENRIADLRLRQRGQIYRDEKEATEQQIQLLEKQLAAEKDAQRLRAMKAIKGDTLGHGDMAWTKPNAAPAPEVDPAAEKRRLAAEERAAKQIKRINAQLTDTIKRNTMERFEYERWALEQRVEAMREKNADEITLEECKQSELKRIREEEIEALKDQTKETEKEVDKWEDKFGEFGDTAEGAFNSMGSSMKDIFGTGNSLLDSFIDKAFQLAVMRPFENWLTTGGGFGGGSGGLLGLGFLGFADGGVSTSPGLAMVSEGRYRNEAHVPLPDGRTIPVTLDGAAQGSAYFDIDITIPASSGDREQDAEYARTAGQELEKSLDAYWNKKMRMSQRPGGAMNKGLTV
- a CDS encoding DUF1799 domain-containing protein; its protein translation is MPGNVEAARIYRECSGQWRTAGMAGTRIDLDITAVKIVMDLEEVQDQRECLSKVRDIARIVLETKNAES